The genomic DNA TGGTGGATCCCAGGTAGGTGAACTCGTGGACCACTTCCAGTTGGTAGTTGTCGATGGTGGTGACAGGTGGTGTATTCACATCCTGACCCAGCACATTGGTCTTCTTTAAACTGATGGTCAGCCCGAAGTCGCGGCAAGCATGGGAGAACCGGTCCATCAGTTGCTGGAGGTCATGTTCTGTGTGTGCAGTGACGGCTGCATCGTCTGCAAAGAGCATGTCTCTTATAGTGGTTTTGCGGATGTTGGTCTTTGCTCTGAGTCTTGCGATGTTGTACAGCTTGCCATCTGATCTTATATGCATGTACACTCCTTCGGTCGAGGTCCCAAAGGCATGTTTAagaaggaaggagaagaagatgCCAAAGAGTGTCGGGGCAAGGACGCAGCCTTGCCTCACACCGCTCTTGATTCGGACATGCTGCCCTCGTACTGAATGGTTGCCTTCATGTCATCGTGGAAAGATCTAATCATACTGTACAGATTCGAGGGGCATCCAATCTTCAGCAGGATGTCGAAAAGCCCATCCCGGCTAACCAGGTCAAATGCCTTGGTTAGGTCAATGAAGGCAACGTAGAGGGGTTTCTGTTGTTCCCTGCATTTCTCCTGGAGTTGGCGAAGGGAGAAAATCATGTCCACTGTTGAGCGTTCTGCGCGGAAACCGCATTGGGATTCAAGATAGACACGTTCAGCCAGTTGCTGGAGGCTCGCGAGCACGACTCGTGCATACACTTTGCCCACAATGCTCAAGAGAGAGACGCCTCTGTAGTTGTTACAGTCGCTCCTGTCCCCTTTGTTCTTATACAGGGTGACAATTTTTGCATCTTTCATATCTTGAGGGACGCCCCCTTCACGCCAGCACTGGCAAAGGGTGTCGTGTAATGACTGCAGGAGAGTAGACTTGCAAAGCTTGATGAGATCAGGAGGGATGCCATCTGTTCCAGGGGCTTTGCCGCAGGCCAAGGTGTCGATAGCCTTGCTGAGTTCTTCCAGTGTTGGTTCGGCGTTTAAGTCCTCCATGATAGGTAGAGGTTCGATGGCATCCAATGCCGAGTCAACAACACTGTTCTCTCTGGAGTAGAGTTCAGAGTGGTGCTCTATCCATCGCTCCATTTGTTTCCCCTTGTCGGTGATCACTTCCCCACTGATGGATTTGAGGGGTGCTGTTTTGCACTGGGTTGGTCCGAAAGCTTTCGTGATGCCATCATACATGCCTCTGATGTTACCTGTGTCCGCTGCAGTCTGGGTCTTGCGACTCAGCTCTTGCCAATACTCCTTGGCACATTCCTTGCTGTCTGTTGAGCTGCTCTTAACGTCTTAAGGGTCTTTTCGCTTGGAGAACGCTTATATTCAGTAAGGGTCGCCCGTTTTGCTTCTATGACGGGGGTCATCTCAGCAGACTTTGCATCGAACCAGTCAGAGCTCCGGGAGGTCTTCTTTCCGAAGATGGCTAGTGCTGATGTATGAATGCACTCTCGTAGGTGGATCCAGGTGTCTAATGCTGTACTTTGAGGATTTTTGCGGAGATGGCTTTTTCGAAGGTCTTTGCAAATTCCTCGAACTTTGCTTCTTGTTGCATCTTGATGGTGTTGATGCGAGGCTTCCCTTGAGGCTTGGCACGGTGAAGTGTCTTTGGTGTCAGGCGGATCTTGCAGCATACAAGAGAGTGGTCTGTGTCACAGTCTGCGCTGTGAAAGGTGCGGGTAAGAAGCACGTGCTTGAGGCTTGTGCGTCTGACAATGATCATGTCAAGCTGGTGCCAGTGTTTCGAGCGTGGATGACGCCAGGACACCCGGTATTGTGGCTTCGTCTGGAAGAAGGTGTTGATCACACACAAGCCGTGGTAAGAGCAAAACTCTAGTAGACGCTGTCCGTTGTCGTTGACCTTGCCAACTCCAAAGGAACCAAGGCAGGAGGGCCAGGAGTCTTGGTCGGCGCCCACCCTGGCATTAAAGTTTCCCAGAAGGACGAGTTGTTCATTGTTGGGGATGTTCTTGATGACGACATTCAAGTTGGAGTAGAATTCGTCTTTAGCCTCAGGTGTTGATGTCAGAGTAGGAGCGTAGGCACTGATGAGGGAGATTGGACCGTCAGAGGTGTAGAGGCGGAGAGTCAGCAGTCGTTCACATCCCTTGTCGCCTGGTTCAACCATCTTCAACAAGGTGTTCCTGACAGCGAAGCCCACCCCGTGTTCTCTACGATGCTCCGCGCTCTTTCCTTGCAGGAAAAAGGTGTAGTCCTTTTTTTTCAGCGTTCCAGAGTCTGCTAGACGAGTCTCCTGCAAGGTGGTGATATCTATCTTCAGTCGCAGAAGCTCATCGTTGATGACGGCGGTCTTTCGTGCATCACTAATGTTCTGGAGATCATCAAGTCCGGTAGTCATGGTGCGGACGTTCCAGGTTCCCAGTTTAAGAGCTGGTATCTTACTTTTGATCGTTCTTGTTATCTTGCTTGGTGCGGATGTAGCGGTCTGCTTGTCGGTTGTTACCTAATCCACATGCACCCAATGAGGAAGACAGACCGTGGCGGGACAGCACCTTATTGACCGGGGGCTGCCCGGCTTAGGCGGGCGGTAGCTGTCCAGTGAGATCCGAAGATCCCTCCCACCGACGAAAGCGACCCCTGGCGCCACGCTCTACGCCAATCAAGCATTGTGGCTTATAACCGGTGACTGCCGCTTTCCGTGTTGGTTCGACGCTGTGAGGCGAAGCTGGAGTTTCCTCTCCAGGGAACAGGCCAGGGCAGAGGGATAAGGAGGACCAGCTCTTGCCCAGTTAGCAGGACCCCCCTCTCCACGGCGATGACTGGTCCGGACGGAACCGCAGGGCCGGTACGGTCCGGGGCCATTGACGTCGCAGGAGTTGCCAGAACGAGATTGATTACAACGACGAACTGCCTATGGGACTCCAGCTCCAGATTTCTCCTCGAGGTTAACTCCTGAAGCCTTTTCTCTAAAGTGATATTAGCCGCAAGGCAGCGGAGGTTTTTGACAGAGTTTTCCTTCTCTGCATGCGGCAGGTAGCACAGGGTAGCATGATACCTGTGGCAGGAGCGACCTGACCTGACACCTTTACCCCctttattttaaataaataaacaccctttattttataataaaaccAAAGTTCATAGCTAAGTATTTGCGACATATCAAGGAAATATCTAACGGAAATTCAGTACTTTAAAATATCGGGGATCCGTTACCAGGATTAATGATAGTAAAATTGGATAGGCGTTTTCGGGTAAAAATTAATATATCgctttagccaagcctaaaagcggagctccctggttatttattcttacttcctgtacggtttgtgaaaataaaaggtttcgaattgtccgcgttttgatgtttccggttgcagctttaataattaaatcattttcgttgctttcttctatagaaaagttctttgcctaactagtgaattccacggtaaattttacgctaaaaaccgatatcgcacgaatcacgaagcgatgagtaggATATCGGTTTTATGAGCgaaatttactttgaaattcaccagtttggcaatgaatttttcttgcaccgcatgagttttaaaagaaaacaagcacaccctcagcgagcgaatggaaaaggaaaaacggTCAAATCAGAGatatttcagagtcaactgtcgaTACCCACCGAacaggaatcacgctaaaattagaaaccataaaaacaactttgtcagttcaaggtcaaagaagagttttactgatgtacttttttccactttatctctaaaaacaagatcattcacattttgatgaatttcattgaaacacaagAAAGGACGAGCTTCAattaaataacgtttgggtgctttaaacaaacttctgaaaacacaagctagtgagatttccctctaattttacgagaactcattgggaatacgtgtttataacataagggcaaaattttcttgtcactgtcgaggcacaacgaaaaccagttggcaaACCGATAGAAAAAAGTAATTGTtccctcgcattttagagcaaaacaaaaacaaatcaactttttctttatgtccaaaagagtacagataattgttatttaattccagttgacagtaAAAATTCGATTTCCTTcctaaacaaaggaagaaccgattaaaccaaaAAGACGCAtttactttaaataacgcatcggtaaaaataacaaacggtttagtgcccaaggaaagaatttgtcgagtaacttcttccactaagtatgagctattactggttattctgttttgtcgttgtcgttctctttcgctctcctttcgtttctgttctagacataggtccttcaggcatcatgtaaccttatcaaagcttctaaagatatgccaaaaattgcaatacagagaaaaagcagctctaggcaaattattaaaaaaaaaaccactcagctttaagtttacatcccgccgatgcttgactcgaataactgcgtagccaccagtgtcgATCACACTGatgatatcatgatatgtcaaactggattgaaaccagcgaaaaatgcagaaagaaaacatcttccaaaccgttttccacctgatcacgaaaagcgttgactgtgtaacaACTTTCGTTggtgtagtatggccgtgtagccgcgtcgatccacagaaagcgcgcaaaaataaagcctcgcttatgttccgGTTGAGTTaacctaggttgagcctgcaatccaatcgaaaaccattaCCAAGTCAGcggtcaatttaaaaaaaggtgaCCTCGGTGacctctaagcttgagcccgcaatatggtcacgtgatattggtcagcggataccttgttttgacaggtgtcaattgatcaagagatggatgtccaatatcaaagatgtatgctgtaaactagcatgatgctggtcacattggcatacctAGAGGttcggacgtacggacggacgtacgtacgtatgtacggacggttgatgacgtcattgctatttcaaaccaagatttctcgcatcgatgggttaccatattttcttaacaatggtgctccacGCGCGAGTGCCTTCGGAGCgcgtggagctccgctataattagATGCAAGTTTCAACTGATGTTATGGGgccactgtcatgctaaatttgtttaggtcaaaactgagtaaaaatctaaattagtacttcaGCTCACACGTATAACATTCTTGACAACTCAGTGAGATGATACGAAATATAATATGGCAGAAAGTGCTTTTCGTATTTAGTGCTTGGCGACTTTCAGAGGACAACGtctcaaaacttgaaaaaactgaccAATTTCTTTGGTGTGAATCTGTATGCAAATTGTCACTCATttgtaaccggaagttcgatctaattagccaatcaggatgaAAAGTATTTCAAGggaatcacaacacagcttacaaatgaacgaaatgatgtatgaaatgaatcatatactgaactgcggatatgaaatcaagtaaagctatgatcctcgcagttatggacgcaattttagcaattgcatcgAACTCCTAAAttcttcaggcttctctacgcaattgcaaaagttgcgctcataactgccaggatcatagcttcacttgagttcaATATATGaaccaaaaataataaatattaatttataattaaatatgTATCATATAAATATATATGTTACATAAATCTTAGatataaattatatatgaatatatattctataaatattaatatataATTTCTTACCCGATAGCACTTTCACCTTAATGGAATCTGACTGATTATTCCATCCTTTAAAAGTTCTGCATCTCTGGTGACAGCTATACTCCCCTTCATCATCTTCAGTCACGTTCAGAATTTTAAGGCTGAAGAATTCCTTGCATATGCTCCTAATCCTTTCAGATTTCACTATCACATACTTTCCATCTGTGTATAATGGCCATGGGTTCTTGTTGAAATGCCAAGTGAACCTTCCATAGCACGAAAAAACAGCAACCCGAGAAACCAAGCAACGTAAGGTGATGTCATTGAAGCCATTCACTGCAATCTGAGGGGGTCCGTAAGCTTTTATGACAGGATTACCTGTGTGAGAATAAATTCCGGAataattgtttgtttttgtatttgttgaaGCAGGTTAGCTACACAACTGATTTGGACTTGCTGTAATTTCACACTTATTGTCTTTATTGTCTTTACAAAAAGACAGCATATTTAAATAAAGATAAATATTTTCTCACAATGTCATATTTCTGGCGTAACAAATTAAGCAAATGCCAGTTTTCTGCAATGGTTTGTTTTAGGTATTTCACCGATGGTTGATATTGTGCGCCAAAAGGCAAGattcatttgttttcctttcgttTTTGTATGAAAGCTTGTTCCCCATCTTCATTATTTACATTTGAGAGAGACCTTTTATACGATTTCCTGGGTAATGTAGCCTATAAGTAGTGACTTATTGAAGCATTTGATTAAAAAGTTTagcgataaaaaattttgatttaaagacattttaaaaaagtttgacgacgtttcgacgttcacataacgtcattctcaagtcaaaatgaataagaattaaACAAGTATATATAAGATAAGTAAACAATAGGAACTAATGTACAACAGAAAATAtgtatgagaataagaataaaatgcaatagaaaacaataaaaattaagtaaaaagtTTTGCATTAATGGAGTCACTTTGTACATTGAGAGAAGGTTTAAGTTTCCTGATGAACAGCATTTCGAaaacaagacagttaaatttgctGCTGCACTTCTTAAGCACGTGAAATTGGCTGCTTTTCAATCCCAGGAGACTACCATGATGTTCCCTGAAGTGGTTTCCAATTGATGACTGCTTATGTTCAACGATGCGTTGGTGAAGGTGTCGGGTTGTCATtccaacataatctgcatcacacagatcacatttaaaTATGTAAACAACGCAATTTTGGTTTACCAAGTCAGGTTTCTTCTCTTTCGGCTTAAGATCTTGTTCAAGCTTACGACTAGTAAATATCGGCTAAATAGTGACATTATTGATCTTATGGTTTagctctttcaattgctttctAACAGCACTGGCGGATTTCTGGTCTTTGAAAGGAATGTTGATACGCACAATCTTGTCTGTTGTGGTACTGTCCTGGCCTCTTGTAGGTGAAACACGATCAAGGTTTTTGATGATGCTGTTGATGAGGCTGAGTGGGTAACCAAGACGAGTGAATATTGAACGCAATTTACTGCATTCCTGTTGGAAATATTCATCTGTAAATGACAAAGATTTTGCACGGTGCAACATTGTTTTGATGAGCGATTCTTTGTAACGTACATCTGCATGACTTTGGTAATGTAGTAACAAACCAGTGTTGGTAGGTTTCCGGTAAACTCGCGTTTCCAAAATTGTCCCATTTTTGACAATTTCAAACCCAATGAAGGAGCTCTTGTTATTAGAGGGAAGTTCCATTGTGAAATTGAGGTTAGCGTGGAGATTGTTCAATGTCTCAAGGAAATGTTGTGCAGAGGGGACATCAGGCATGGACACCAAAGTATCGTCGACATATCTCATGTAGAGAGTTGGGAAGTTGTCAGCTAGGTTTGTTGTAAGTTGCTCTTCTAggtggcacataaacacgttaGCCATTAACGGACCAAGGGGCCATCCCATAGCAACGCCATCAGTTTGTTCGTAAAGCTGACCGTTAAATTGGAACAGTTGATTTGATGTCGAAACCTCAAGTAGCTTCATAAGATCTTGCCTTTGAAGGTTCAGATTATATGTTCTGTTGAACCATTAATGCAAAactttttacttaatttttattgttttcgattgtattttattcttattctcatacatattttctattgtacattagttcctattgtttacttatcttatatatacttgtttaattcttattcattttgactTGAGAATGACGTTATGTGAACATCGAAACGTCgtcaaacttttttaaaatgttgttaaatcaaaatttgttaTCGCTAAACTTTTTAATCAAATGTAGCCTATCTCTCGCAAATAcgatttgaatattttaatgtTCTCTTCAAAGAATTTTTGGAAAGTTTGTTCTAAGAAATCGTAGACACTCTCCTTTAAAAATAATGAAGCCTTAATTTTTTACTCCCCATGGGTAAGACAAACTGAAATGTCTCAGTAGGCTTAAAATGAGCCTTTAGAGATGCTGGTATCCAggaattttgtttcctttccgGAGATTTCATccgtaaatttgattgtgaGGTGATGCTTATTTGAGTGTTCAACAAACTGTGTAGTTTTGTTTCTGGTCAGAGCGAGACTACGTAGACGTCGTTTAATTTTCGTCTTCACAATTGTAAGTTTTAGCTTGTCTTTTCTGTAACAACGACTTCGTTTCTATTCTTTCAATGATGAAGAAATGAAAGAGTGTATGGTGAATAAATGCAACTATGAGTAAGAGGTAGAAGTCGTTTAAATAACCATTGTTGAGGTACCAGTAATAAAGCTCTCAAAACTCATTCTGTATCCTGGTGGCAAGGAGACACCACATTTACGCCTTAACCGCCTAATCTGACAAACCAATCCGCTTTACTTGGTCTATACCAATTCCGAAAACTTGGGATTATTGTTAACCTTGGCTTCTTTTCCCACTTTTCCTTTGCTGGTATTAATGGTTATTAATTTGGAAATCCGGcatggggtgcagggatggcgcagtggtgagagaactcgcctcccaccaatgtggcccgggttcgattcccagactcggtgtaatatgtgggttgagtttgttggttctcttctctgcaccgagtggttttctccgggtactccggtttcccctctcctcaaaaaccaacatttgatttgatttgcgtaaATGAAATCTTGATTGCGCTAGAatattagacacttaaataaagttcctttccttttatccGGAAAATAAATACTTCATAAGGTCTAGACTATCGAAACTGTGCTGAAGGATTTTGTGACCAAGTGTAGccgttgccggtaaaatccgttttcagttGAATtcgttttaacctaggttaaattggtgttCCTCGTTTTACCTAGATTGAATACacactcagatggattgaagaaaTTTATTGGAGCCTATCAAATTATAGAAATGTAAATGGGTCTAAATAGTGAAAAGAATGTTTTGGGTGAGCATGCTTGTCGTTGTAGTgaagtggtgaagacacagttCTATAGATATGGAGGgtgcgagttcgagtaccggtaacTGCATAGTACAATTCTTTGTTCCcctactatgttgtaatgttaaATGtgtgaatacagaaaccgataagatgatatacGTTTAGAtacgtaagacagagcttgaggagggAAGGTATAAGTGTCTTCATTCCTTTTTAAAGGGGGCTTAAGCTACAATCCTAGCCAAAACTGTTGgaaaggttagcacttttgaagtcttcattgcttctctcccctcccccctccttcaatgttgtgcaaaacggaatggtttcagtggaaaattgttgacttaccttccaacattgaataggggggaggggggctatgtaagagaaagtgaaactatttcttttgagctttaacagaagcaggttgaagtacagctctggtgtggttcattcacataaccttcccaactacttttgtctatgattgtctgaaaattgtgggcgtggtcttaaattggaaagacgacttttttcttagcgtttacagtgcctttgaaaaacaaacacaattaaAGGTTGATTTAACATTTAATTGCTTTTTGCCATGTTAACGGccattgaaaccatgtatacacaaaggttaattagatgcattatttcaatttaagctctctttatggagtaatgttgcagtttacctaaaataaagctgaaatgacCATGCAAAGTCAAACTACTACATcctttgaaaccctttacaCTCCAGCCTCAATAATTTATCTGTAGCTGTGctgtaaaggcattattttaggcttcgaaaatggagtaatgttgggaGTGATGTCGGgagtaatgtaagtgctctcgcactgctcgcaccatttcttgctaaatcgatcgaaataaaacagttttgggcattctt from Montipora foliosa isolate CH-2021 chromosome 7, ASM3666993v2, whole genome shotgun sequence includes the following:
- the LOC138010144 gene encoding craniofacial development protein 2-like, translated to MTTGLDDLQNISDARKTAVINDELLRLKIDITTLQETRLADSGTLKKKDYTFFLQGKSAEHRREHGVGFAVRNTLLKMVEPGDKGCERLLTLRLYTSDGPISLISAYAPTLTSTPEAKDEFYSNLNVVIKNIPNNEQLVLLGNFNARVGADQDSWPSCLGSFGVGKVNDNGQRLLEFCSYHGLCVINTFFQTKPQYRVSWRHPRSKHWHQLDMIIVRRTSLKHVLLTRTFHSADCDTDHSLVCCKIRLTPKTLHRAKPQGKPRINTIKMQQEAKFEEFAKTFEKAISAKILKVQH